The window CCGTAGGGGAATCGCATGCGGCTTGGTGTCTTCGGTGGCTCGTTTAACCCCCCACACATCGCGCATCTGATCGTCGCGGAATTCATTCGTGATCGATATGACTTGGAACGCATTATCTGGATTCCTGCGTCGACGCCACCTCATAAGCAGGACGAGGACATGCCTGCCCCCCATCACCGTCTTGCGATGGTGCAAGCGGCTGTTGCCGGAAATCCAGCGTTTGACGTGTCCGACATCGAACTGAGGCGAGGGGGTGTTTCCTTCACGCTTGATACGCTGGAGGACCTTCGAAGGGGTTTCGGTGAAATTAGCCAGCTGTTCCTCATTATCGGGTCCGACAGCTATGAGGAGCTTGGTGACTGGCATCGCCCTGAATCCATTCTGAAACTCGCTGACTTGCTGGTTTATCCGCGCGGAGCGAGCCCGATTCTCCAGCAGAAACGTTTTCCCGCCACACTTGTGGAAGCCCCTTTGATCACGGTATCCGGCACCAATATTCGGCGAAGGGTGCGGGAGGGTCGCAGCACTCGCTACCTCGTTTCGGAATCTGTTGGAAGGTACATTGAGGCACACGGATTGTACCGTGGCGAAGAAAATTCTGAATCTCACTAACCGCGTCGAGATCAACCGGTCCGAGCTGCGTCACTTCCGCGGTCGCGGGTTCTGGTTGACAAATCATACAGGAGGAACACGGATTGAACGTCGTCATCATTCATGGTCAGAACGAGAGTTCGGCCAACGCTTTGAAGGAACAGCTGCGCGATCATCAGGTCCAGCTTGTCAACATTGCCGAATCGAGCGGGAAGAGTCTGAACTCGGTACTTGAAGGCGTCAGCGGCGAGAGGATGTTGCTCATCAATGTCGCTTCGCACCCGGTACGTCTGAAGGACTCTGCTATCGATCTGCTGGAAATGGTAGCGGATGTATCGCCGGGATGGTCCATGGTCTACTCTGATTATGAGGTCGACACCGATGGGCAGCTCAGTGAAGAGCACCTGCTCGACCACCACGCGGGCCGCGTGCGAGAATCGATGGACTACGGATCCGTCTGGCTCATCAGCACCGCAGCTCTGGCGCGCGCTCTTCCGCTGCAGCCAGACGTCAGGCAGCACATGCTTTACGATTTGCGTCTCCGGCTGAGTGAGCAGGGACGAATGGTGCACATTGCCAGTCGATACGCCGGAGGGACGTACACAGTCTCCAAGACGAGACAGGGTCAGAATGTCTTCGACTACCTGCTTCAGAGTAAGGAATCTCAGCTGGAACTTG of the Rhodothermales bacterium genome contains:
- the nadD gene encoding nicotinate (nicotinamide) nucleotide adenylyltransferase, encoding MRLGVFGGSFNPPHIAHLIVAEFIRDRYDLERIIWIPASTPPHKQDEDMPAPHHRLAMVQAAVAGNPAFDVSDIELRRGGVSFTLDTLEDLRRGFGEISQLFLIIGSDSYEELGDWHRPESILKLADLLVYPRGASPILQQKRFPATLVEAPLITVSGTNIRRRVREGRSTRYLVSESVGRYIEAHGLYRGEENSESH